In one Saccharibacillus brassicae genomic region, the following are encoded:
- a CDS encoding beta-class carbonic anhydrase, whose protein sequence is MTQITEILNHNTAFVENKEYETFISGKFPEKKVVVLTCMDTRLTELLPRAMNMRNGDAKILKTAGAVISSPFGSIMRSILVALYELQAEEVIVVGHYECGMASLNAGHIMGQMRERGVSDEVLATLEHSGVQLGQWFKGVENETEGVMHSVDMIANHPLMPAGVPVHGMLIDPKTGKLELIEDGYERLRGKAHSTPDTP, encoded by the coding sequence TTGACTCAAATTACGGAAATTCTGAATCATAACACGGCGTTTGTCGAAAACAAGGAATACGAAACGTTTATCAGCGGAAAGTTTCCGGAGAAAAAAGTCGTCGTGCTCACCTGCATGGACACCCGGCTGACGGAACTGCTGCCGCGGGCGATGAATATGCGCAACGGCGACGCCAAAATTCTGAAAACGGCCGGTGCCGTCATCTCCTCGCCGTTCGGCAGTATCATGCGCAGCATTCTGGTCGCGCTGTACGAGCTTCAGGCGGAAGAAGTGATCGTCGTCGGCCATTACGAATGCGGCATGGCTTCGCTGAACGCCGGCCATATTATGGGCCAGATGCGCGAACGCGGCGTGTCGGACGAAGTGCTGGCGACGCTCGAACATTCCGGTGTCCAGCTCGGCCAATGGTTCAAAGGCGTGGAGAACGAGACCGAAGGCGTGATGCACAGCGTCGACATGATCGCGAACCATCCGCTTATGCCGGCCGGCGTTCCGGTCCACGGCATGCTGATCGATCCGAAGACGGGCAAGCTCGAATTGATCGAAGACGGCTACGAACGGCTGCGCGGCAAAGCCCACTCGACGCCGGACACGCCTTAA
- a CDS encoding PadR family transcriptional regulator, whose protein sequence is MNILSYGLLALVSRTEASGYDLMLKIQPFWQAKHSQIYPLLGSMEEQGLLSAKWIQQADKPDKKLYSITPAGTDKLHEWLLEETAPPVMRDEFNLKCFCIHLAEPSEVRRMFAGRRKYHVERMKYYKDIQDAIPQEYRNPGHIGFEDYILLQKAVMRTKASIDWIDWVEQEYGQWTAEA, encoded by the coding sequence ATGAATATACTTTCTTACGGCCTGCTTGCTCTCGTCTCGCGAACGGAAGCTTCGGGTTACGATTTGATGCTCAAGATCCAGCCTTTCTGGCAGGCCAAGCACAGCCAGATCTATCCGCTGCTCGGCAGCATGGAAGAACAGGGACTGCTCAGCGCCAAATGGATTCAGCAGGCGGACAAGCCGGACAAAAAGCTGTATTCCATTACCCCCGCGGGCACCGACAAGCTGCACGAGTGGCTGCTGGAAGAGACGGCGCCGCCGGTCATGCGCGACGAGTTCAACCTGAAATGTTTCTGCATCCATTTGGCCGAACCTTCCGAAGTGCGCCGAATGTTTGCGGGCAGACGGAAGTACCACGTCGAACGCATGAAATACTACAAAGATATCCAGGATGCGATTCCGCAGGAATACCGCAATCCGGGGCATATCGGCTTCGAAGATTACATTCTGCTGCAAAAAGCGGTTATGCGCACCAAAGCGAGCATCGACTGGATCGATTGGGTCGAGCAGGAGTACGGACAGTGGACGGCGGAAGCGTAA
- a CDS encoding DUF2653 family protein, with amino-acid sequence MQLTMDEIINAVCLNIAQRRVIKPTEVTVDMLWDEDLGFSAHITVQGRDWYINEGALIEAITRYLDQEYHVRAFPDQIRLELTEEIIAHVAV; translated from the coding sequence ATGCAGCTGACGATGGACGAAATCATCAACGCCGTCTGCCTGAACATCGCGCAGCGCCGGGTGATCAAGCCGACCGAAGTGACGGTCGACATGCTATGGGACGAAGATCTCGGCTTCAGCGCGCATATTACGGTGCAGGGCCGGGACTGGTACATTAACGAAGGCGCGCTGATCGAAGCGATTACCCGCTATCTGGACCAGGAATATCACGTGCGCGCTTTTCCCGACCAGATCCGCCTGGAACTGACGGAAGAGATTATCGCGCACGTCGCGGTGTAA
- a CDS encoding GNAT family N-acetyltransferase: MEIRLLQPSDAAAYLKLRLEALRLYPEAFGSSYEEERGDTPDKYERRFAAEAAFTYGAFVDGQLAGSVTLVPEVGLKLRHRANLVAVYVSERCRRQGAAKALLEAVHEQALALEGLEQLHLGVASTNEAAISLYEGFGFERYGEEKRSLKIDGAYVDERLMVKFLYPKND, from the coding sequence ATGGAAATCCGATTGCTGCAGCCTAGCGACGCGGCCGCTTATTTGAAGCTGCGCCTTGAAGCGCTCCGGCTGTATCCCGAAGCTTTCGGTTCGAGTTATGAGGAAGAGCGCGGCGACACGCCCGACAAATATGAACGGCGCTTCGCCGCAGAGGCTGCTTTTACGTACGGAGCTTTTGTCGACGGGCAGTTGGCAGGTTCGGTGACGCTCGTTCCCGAAGTTGGCCTGAAGCTGCGGCACCGGGCGAATCTGGTCGCCGTCTATGTGTCGGAACGCTGCCGCCGGCAGGGAGCCGCCAAAGCGCTGCTGGAAGCGGTGCATGAACAAGCGCTTGCGCTGGAAGGGCTCGAACAGCTGCATCTGGGCGTCGCCTCGACGAACGAAGCGGCGATCTCGCTGTACGAAGGGTTCGGATTCGAACGTTACGGCGAAGAGAAGCGCTCGCTCAAAATCGATGGAGCCTATGTCGACGAGCGGTTGATGGTTAAGTTTTTGTATCCGAAAAACGACTAA
- a CDS encoding glycosyl hydrolase 115 family protein — protein sequence MSAADVHSVQPGSLRLAGQVRLYAEPGESTAVAHALRFLLRDLHAVLGAEPQLAQDERTAQIVVRIARGSDSCPERPEAFVFRFERREDAQDAEHTEHVEHVEHTEHTERAETGPEESVRMVIAGRDELGLVYGLLEFGRIFLGVQPLGYWMDRSLLSQSELVLACEPYDSPPRRVRYRGWFVNDEVSLIGWTRQYPPPREVWEPVFEALLRCGGNMVIAGTDLPHHGIHHALASEMGLIVTHHHAEPLGAQMFLRAYPGYRASYREEPERYERLWRQAIEEQKDRRILWVLSFRGQGDKPFWEDDPFFDTPQKRGELISRAMRRQYELIRESVSDPVCCVALYGEISELYKAGWIELPEGAIKIWADNGYGKMVSRRHGNLNLRTPALPAPGESGPHGLYYHVTFHDLQASNHLTMFPGSAEFLRSEIQTAFDAGADEYLLVNCGGIRPHVYPLDVLRTLWNDGTIDADRHRAQFVRDYYTSGHEELERLYRTYPDAALAYGPNADDLAGDEYYHHPARQIIGRWIEGRTPDSDPRLDWAAESSSWAGQLQRFEQKLKAAIPKWEAWLRACDEAAERLEAGDRQRMLDHLRFHGELHASGCAGFYLLCRSYGEYAQGRLPEAFVLASESMSQYERGVDALRAAEHGKWADFYRADWLTNIASTVRSVDTLRRVLRVQGDGPDFFLWFKQYLMPETEKYIYLENTHREPLEDDELARRLKQRLFGETADLLTDSSG from the coding sequence ATGAGCGCCGCGGACGTGCATTCCGTGCAGCCCGGCTCTCTTCGGCTGGCCGGGCAGGTCCGGCTGTACGCGGAACCCGGCGAATCGACGGCGGTCGCGCATGCGCTGCGCTTCCTGCTGCGGGATTTGCACGCCGTGCTCGGCGCCGAACCGCAGCTTGCGCAGGACGAACGGACCGCGCAGATCGTCGTCCGTATCGCCCGCGGTTCGGACAGCTGCCCCGAGCGGCCGGAAGCGTTCGTGTTCCGTTTCGAGCGCCGCGAAGACGCCCAAGACGCCGAACATACCGAACACGTCGAACACGTCGAACACACCGAACACACCGAACGCGCCGAGACCGGCCCGGAAGAATCCGTCCGGATGGTCATCGCGGGCCGCGACGAATTGGGCCTTGTGTACGGCCTGCTGGAATTCGGCCGGATTTTTCTGGGCGTTCAGCCGCTGGGATACTGGATGGATCGGAGCCTGCTGAGCCAAAGCGAGCTTGTTCTGGCGTGCGAGCCGTACGATTCGCCGCCGCGGCGGGTCCGCTACCGGGGCTGGTTCGTCAACGACGAAGTCAGCCTGATCGGCTGGACGCGGCAGTATCCGCCGCCGCGCGAAGTGTGGGAACCGGTATTCGAAGCGCTGCTGCGCTGCGGCGGCAACATGGTCATCGCCGGCACGGACTTGCCGCACCACGGCATTCATCATGCGCTTGCGTCCGAAATGGGACTGATCGTGACGCATCATCATGCGGAGCCGCTCGGCGCGCAGATGTTCCTGCGGGCGTACCCGGGCTACCGGGCGAGCTACCGCGAGGAGCCGGAGCGGTACGAACGGCTGTGGCGGCAGGCGATCGAGGAGCAAAAAGACCGCCGCATCCTGTGGGTGCTGTCGTTTCGCGGACAGGGCGACAAGCCGTTCTGGGAAGACGACCCGTTCTTCGACACGCCGCAAAAGCGCGGGGAGCTGATCTCCCGCGCGATGCGCAGGCAGTATGAGCTGATCCGCGAATCGGTGAGCGATCCGGTCTGCTGCGTCGCGCTGTACGGCGAGATTTCGGAATTGTACAAAGCCGGCTGGATCGAGCTTCCGGAAGGCGCGATCAAGATCTGGGCGGACAACGGCTACGGCAAAATGGTCTCGCGCCGGCACGGCAATCTGAATCTGCGCACGCCGGCGCTGCCTGCGCCGGGCGAGAGCGGCCCGCACGGTCTGTACTATCATGTAACGTTCCATGATTTGCAGGCGTCCAACCATCTGACGATGTTTCCGGGAAGCGCCGAATTTTTGCGCAGCGAGATTCAGACGGCGTTCGACGCCGGCGCGGACGAATACCTGCTCGTCAACTGCGGCGGCATTCGTCCCCACGTCTACCCGCTGGACGTGCTGCGCACGCTCTGGAACGACGGAACGATCGACGCGGACCGGCATCGGGCGCAGTTCGTGCGGGATTATTACACATCCGGTCATGAAGAACTTGAACGGTTGTACCGGACCTATCCCGACGCGGCACTGGCTTACGGGCCGAACGCCGACGATCTGGCCGGAGACGAATATTACCATCATCCGGCGCGGCAGATCATCGGCCGATGGATTGAGGGCCGGACGCCTGACTCCGATCCCCGGTTGGACTGGGCGGCGGAATCTTCTTCCTGGGCCGGGCAGCTGCAGCGGTTCGAACAGAAGCTGAAGGCCGCGATCCCGAAGTGGGAGGCGTGGCTGCGGGCCTGCGACGAAGCGGCGGAGCGGCTTGAAGCCGGGGACCGGCAGCGGATGCTTGACCATCTGCGGTTCCACGGCGAACTGCACGCTTCCGGCTGTGCAGGCTTCTACCTGCTGTGCCGGTCGTACGGCGAGTATGCGCAGGGAAGGCTGCCGGAAGCGTTCGTGCTGGCGTCGGAATCGATGTCGCAGTACGAACGGGGAGTGGACGCGCTGCGGGCAGCGGAACACGGCAAATGGGCGGACTTCTACCGCGCGGACTGGCTGACGAATATCGCCAGCACCGTGCGCAGCGTCGATACGCTCCGCCGGGTGCTGCGCGTGCAGGGCGACGGCCCGGACTTTTTCCTCTGGTTCAAACAATACCTGATGCCGGAAACGGAAAAGTATATTTATTTGGAAAACACGCACCGCGAGCCGTTGGAAGACGACGAGCTGGCGCGAAGATTGAAGCAGCGGCTGTTCGGGGAAACGGCGGATCTTTTAACAGATTCCTCTGGTTGA
- a CDS encoding rhamnogalacturonan acetylesterase produces the protein MGITFYLAGDSTMADYPPERLPMQGWGAKLPLFLETEARVVNEAACGRSSKSFIDEGRLDRILRVIGEGDVLLVQFGHNDEKDDPERHTSPWTTYAETLKRYLDGARERGAHPVLVTPIARRYFDADGLLTPTHGDYPRAMEALAQRERVKLVDLAGRSASAFKEMGPQHSKRWFVQLRRGEHPHYPNGIMDDTHLNEYGAQAAAGLVAQALAAAGVRGVRPRSPLEPEAFAAAPTDPAEASLAAKRVSS, from the coding sequence ATGGGGATCACGTTTTATCTGGCAGGCGATTCGACGATGGCGGACTATCCGCCGGAGCGGCTGCCGATGCAGGGCTGGGGCGCGAAGCTGCCGCTGTTTTTGGAAACAGAAGCGCGCGTCGTCAACGAAGCGGCATGCGGGCGCAGCAGCAAAAGCTTTATCGACGAAGGAAGGCTGGACCGGATCTTGCGCGTTATCGGCGAAGGCGACGTACTGCTGGTCCAGTTCGGCCATAACGACGAGAAAGACGATCCGGAGCGGCACACAAGTCCGTGGACCACGTATGCCGAGACGCTCAAGCGTTATCTCGACGGAGCCCGGGAGCGAGGGGCGCATCCGGTGCTGGTCACGCCGATCGCGCGGCGTTATTTCGATGCCGACGGACTGCTCACGCCGACGCACGGCGATTACCCGCGGGCGATGGAAGCATTGGCGCAGCGCGAACGGGTGAAGCTGGTCGATCTGGCGGGCCGCAGCGCTTCGGCGTTCAAGGAAATGGGGCCGCAGCATTCGAAGCGCTGGTTCGTGCAGCTGCGGCGCGGCGAGCATCCCCATTATCCGAACGGGATCATGGACGATACGCATTTGAACGAATACGGCGCGCAGGCGGCCGCCGGTCTCGTCGCGCAAGCGCTGGCCGCCGCCGGCGTCCGCGGCGTTCGCCCGCGCAGCCCGCTGGAACCCGAGGCGTTTGCGGCCGCGCCGACCGACCCGGCCGAAGCTTCGTTGGCCGCCAAGCGGGTGTCTTCATGA
- a CDS encoding AraC family transcriptional regulator, which produces MQLQQLPDLLHYGESKDPVRVEFDRRIGYFSMLQNHYHASCELYYLFSGERNYFVKDSAYRIRAGDLVLIDSNAVHKSTDSGIPDHERVVLYFSAAYFDEYPPEERALLRKPFTRGSALLPLNLQEKLRAEELLLSLLRELHDRPPGYRLHVRHMAGELLLLVARASGKSDLRPRLQPTPVRLKIAEIVRHINQHFAEPLELDELARRFYISRSHLSRTFKEVTGFGFAEYVNLTRVREAQRLLRETRHSVTLVSELAGFDNFSHFGKMFKRLSGASPREYRNMDRPGGAAD; this is translated from the coding sequence ATGCAGCTTCAACAGCTTCCCGACCTGCTGCACTACGGCGAATCGAAAGATCCCGTTCGCGTCGAATTCGATCGCCGTATCGGCTACTTCTCCATGCTGCAAAACCATTACCACGCCAGCTGCGAACTGTATTATCTGTTCAGCGGCGAGCGCAACTATTTCGTCAAAGACAGCGCCTACCGGATTCGCGCCGGCGATCTCGTCCTGATCGATTCCAACGCCGTGCACAAAAGCACCGATTCCGGCATCCCGGATCACGAACGGGTCGTGCTCTATTTTTCCGCCGCCTATTTCGACGAATATCCGCCCGAAGAACGGGCGCTGCTGCGCAAGCCGTTCACCCGCGGCAGCGCGCTGCTTCCGCTCAACTTGCAGGAAAAGCTGCGCGCCGAAGAGCTGCTGCTGTCGCTGCTGCGCGAACTGCACGACCGGCCGCCCGGCTACCGCCTGCATGTGCGCCATATGGCGGGGGAACTGCTGCTGCTCGTCGCCCGCGCTTCCGGCAAAAGCGATCTGCGGCCCCGCCTGCAGCCGACGCCCGTCCGGCTCAAAATCGCCGAGATCGTGCGCCATATCAACCAGCATTTCGCCGAGCCGCTGGAGCTGGACGAGCTGGCGCGCCGCTTCTATATCAGCCGCAGCCATCTCAGCCGGACGTTCAAGGAAGTGACGGGGTTCGGCTTCGCCGAATACGTCAACCTGACCCGCGTCCGCGAAGCGCAGCGCCTGCTGCGCGAGACCCGGCACAGCGTGACGCTCGTGTCGGAACTTGCGGGCTTCGACAACTTTTCGCATTTCGGCAAAATGTTCAAACGCCTGTCGGGCGCTTCGCCGCGCGAATACCGGAACATGGACCGCCCCGGCGGCGCGGCCGACTGA
- a CDS encoding alpha-mannosidase codes for MFSTDDKLAARIKELEPYRHREAIELDGWDGLEDEAGANGAYPPASFEGACTYAIGDRWSGRDRYVWLRRRVDIPADWSDRRIVGLFDFGRTGDFYNSGFESLLFVDGHPYQGVDSNHLEVFLDADTAGRTLDLSFRLWSGLEGGGLPTPQEHVIRAARLTWLDEAADDLYYTARAVLGVCRELPDNEALKPELLSALNRAFGLIDWSKPGGAGFYDSVQAAGTELLDRLRAVRRGEHPVTVTAVGHTHIDVAWLWRLTHTREKAARSFSTVLRLMRQFPEYVFLQTQPQLYAYMKQDYPELYEQIADRVREGRWEAGGAMWLEADCNLTSGESLVRQILYGTQFFRDEFGVECKHLWLPDVFGYSWALPQILRKSGIGTFMTTKLGWNRYNQMPHDTFYWRGIDGSEVLTHFITTRAKPLSQGITYNGVIEAFSVQGIWDLYRDKNLNTELLLAYGYGDGGGGVNRDMLEMRRRLDTLPGIPSVKPGRADDYFERLNETIRQTDEYVHTWDGELYLETHRGTYTSQAHNKRMNRKLEMTYRAAEWLHVLLAAELGDLSGYPAEELLEGWHIVLRNQFHDIIPGSAIREVYEDSRAEYEQAEEIGERLVHLAARQLTQEAAAESEGSSLEAAYTVFSGAFFERTGYVSVAGADDGHRRWTDAQGQGLHAQRMPNGEWLVRVPSLPPMGSAVIRSTAAEEAREDEAVFEERAFEKSVVEEPVFTEANGTMTTPFYILEWNEAGQLSRIFDREAQREVLFEGECGNVLQVFEDKPLEYDAWNIDLDYVEKKKEITDLLSTEWVCTGPLAAVLRTTWRYMDSSVTQHMKVYADRRQIDFETTVDWHESHQLLKVSFPAAIRATEATYDIQFGNVKRPTHWNTSWDYARFESVGHQWADLSERDYGVSLLNDCKYGYDIKDHTLRLTLIKSATDPDWSADQGEHVFTYALLPHAGDWAAGRTAEEAWTLNDPPLAVRGAYAAGEGRSLIRTDTAGIAIDAIKRAEDGDGFIVRLHEYAGRRIHANLSSDYSAASWQVCDLLERPIEGEEQSTGAALRQLFKPYEIVTLRVRLRS; via the coding sequence ATGTTCTCGACAGACGACAAGTTGGCTGCGCGCATCAAGGAACTGGAACCTTACCGGCACAGGGAAGCGATCGAATTGGACGGCTGGGACGGCCTCGAAGACGAGGCCGGGGCGAACGGCGCGTATCCGCCGGCTTCGTTCGAAGGCGCATGTACATACGCGATCGGCGACCGGTGGAGCGGCCGGGACCGGTATGTGTGGCTGCGGCGCCGCGTGGACATTCCGGCCGATTGGAGCGACCGGCGGATCGTCGGCCTGTTCGATTTCGGCCGGACCGGCGATTTCTACAACAGCGGCTTCGAATCGCTGCTGTTCGTGGACGGACATCCGTATCAGGGCGTCGACTCCAATCATCTCGAAGTGTTTCTCGACGCGGACACGGCCGGGCGGACGCTGGACTTGTCGTTTCGGCTCTGGTCGGGTCTCGAAGGCGGCGGGCTGCCGACTCCGCAGGAGCATGTGATCCGCGCGGCGCGGCTGACATGGCTCGACGAAGCGGCGGACGATTTGTACTATACGGCGCGTGCCGTGCTCGGCGTCTGCCGGGAACTGCCGGACAATGAAGCGCTGAAGCCGGAACTGCTGTCCGCGCTCAACCGGGCGTTCGGCCTGATCGACTGGTCCAAACCGGGCGGAGCCGGGTTCTACGACAGCGTGCAGGCGGCCGGCACGGAACTGCTCGACCGTCTGCGCGCGGTCCGGCGCGGCGAACATCCGGTGACGGTGACCGCGGTCGGGCATACCCATATCGACGTGGCCTGGTTGTGGCGCCTGACCCACACCCGGGAAAAAGCGGCGCGTTCTTTCTCGACCGTCCTGCGTCTGATGCGCCAATTTCCGGAGTACGTTTTTTTGCAAACCCAGCCCCAGCTGTACGCCTATATGAAGCAGGATTACCCGGAGCTGTACGAACAAATCGCCGATCGGGTCCGCGAAGGACGCTGGGAAGCGGGCGGCGCGATGTGGCTGGAAGCCGACTGCAATCTGACGAGCGGCGAGTCGCTCGTGCGGCAGATTTTGTACGGCACGCAGTTTTTCCGGGACGAATTCGGCGTGGAGTGCAAACATCTGTGGCTGCCCGACGTGTTCGGCTACAGCTGGGCGCTGCCGCAAATTTTGCGCAAATCCGGGATCGGGACGTTCATGACGACGAAGCTCGGCTGGAACCGCTATAACCAGATGCCGCACGACACGTTCTACTGGCGGGGAATCGACGGCAGCGAAGTGCTGACCCACTTCATCACGACGCGCGCCAAGCCGCTGTCCCAGGGCATTACGTACAACGGTGTGATCGAAGCTTTTTCCGTGCAGGGCATCTGGGATCTGTATCGGGACAAAAATCTGAATACCGAACTGCTGCTGGCGTACGGATACGGCGACGGGGGAGGCGGCGTCAACCGCGATATGCTGGAGATGCGCCGGCGCCTCGACACGCTGCCGGGCATTCCGAGTGTCAAGCCGGGCCGCGCGGACGACTATTTCGAGCGCTTGAACGAGACGATCCGGCAGACCGACGAATACGTGCACACGTGGGACGGCGAGCTGTATCTGGAGACGCACCGCGGCACGTATACGAGCCAGGCGCACAACAAACGGATGAACCGCAAGCTGGAGATGACTTACCGCGCAGCGGAATGGCTGCATGTACTGCTGGCGGCGGAGCTAGGCGATCTGAGCGGTTATCCGGCCGAGGAGCTGCTGGAAGGCTGGCATATTGTGCTGCGCAACCAGTTTCACGATATCATTCCCGGCTCGGCGATCCGCGAAGTGTACGAAGATTCGCGCGCGGAGTACGAACAGGCGGAAGAGATCGGCGAACGTCTGGTGCATCTTGCCGCGCGGCAGCTGACGCAGGAAGCCGCGGCGGAATCGGAAGGGTCCTCGCTTGAAGCGGCCTACACCGTGTTCAGCGGCGCTTTTTTCGAGCGGACGGGATATGTCAGTGTGGCGGGCGCAGACGATGGACATCGCCGCTGGACCGATGCGCAGGGCCAAGGTCTGCACGCCCAGCGCATGCCAAACGGCGAATGGCTCGTCCGGGTGCCGTCGCTGCCGCCGATGGGAAGCGCGGTCATTCGGAGTACGGCCGCCGAAGAAGCGCGGGAGGACGAAGCAGTTTTTGAAGAGCGTGCTTTTGAAAAATCTGTTGTCGAAGAACCTGTTTTCACCGAAGCAAACGGAACGATGACGACGCCGTTCTATATCCTCGAATGGAACGAAGCCGGGCAGCTGAGCCGGATCTTCGACCGGGAAGCGCAGCGCGAAGTGCTGTTCGAAGGCGAATGCGGCAACGTGCTGCAGGTGTTCGAGGACAAGCCGCTGGAATACGACGCCTGGAATATCGATTTGGACTATGTGGAAAAAAAGAAAGAAATCACCGACCTTCTCTCGACGGAGTGGGTCTGCACCGGGCCGCTTGCGGCCGTGCTGCGCACGACGTGGCGCTACATGGATTCTTCCGTAACGCAGCATATGAAAGTGTACGCCGACCGGCGGCAGATCGATTTCGAGACGACGGTAGACTGGCACGAAAGCCACCAACTGCTCAAAGTGTCGTTCCCGGCCGCGATTCGCGCGACCGAAGCGACTTACGATATCCAGTTCGGCAACGTCAAGCGGCCGACGCATTGGAACACGAGCTGGGATTACGCGCGGTTCGAAAGCGTCGGCCATCAATGGGCGGATCTGTCGGAGCGCGATTACGGGGTCAGCCTGCTGAACGATTGCAAATACGGCTACGATATCAAAGACCATACGCTGCGGCTGACGCTGATCAAATCGGCGACCGATCCGGACTGGAGCGCCGATCAGGGCGAGCACGTATTTACGTACGCGCTGCTGCCGCACGCCGGCGACTGGGCGGCGGGGCGCACGGCGGAAGAAGCGTGGACGCTGAACGATCCGCCGCTTGCGGTGCGCGGCGCGTATGCGGCCGGCGAAGGCCGCTCGCTCATCCGGACGGATACGGCGGGCATCGCGATCGACGCGATCAAGCGCGCCGAAGACGGCGACGGCTTTATCGTCCGGCTGCACGAATACGCGGGGCGCCGCATCCACGCGAATCTGTCCAGCGATTATTCCGCGGCTTCGTGGCAGGTATGCGATCTGCTGGAACGCCCGATCGAAGGCGAGGAGCAGAGTACGGGCGCGGCGCTGCGGCAGCTGTTCAAGCCGTACGAGATTGTGACGCTGCGCGTCCGTTTGCGAAGCTGA
- a CDS encoding LacI family DNA-binding transcriptional regulator: MTSKSTGSKRITSQDVAKLAGVSRSVVSAVLNGTPGIGVSERTRENVLSAIRELDYHVDARARGMKTGRSMTLAAFGDTAHPLFMRLLEGMQRAGEAAGYHLLLSSPGRGRPGEARSELLELYQQRRIDGIVTLDDTSYADAQWAQAVREVGVPYVSVEGYAEAEGIHSVHADYRGSMETALDYLRANDPGLGAAPEYAEVFSASHGGRVNEAERQRRQGYEDGCRKHGWEPVVSRHRQQGGRVDWADWCRQRSQRKPAPPVLVNWSSAVPDLYRAARACGLSVGGDLRVMAADNTIQGDVLSVPTLSCVEIPYADMGEAAVANVLRQAGGEAGPPSKLRLPAVLKPGESA, translated from the coding sequence ATGACAAGCAAATCGACGGGTTCCAAACGAATCACCAGCCAGGACGTCGCCAAGCTTGCGGGCGTCTCCCGCAGCGTCGTCTCGGCCGTGCTGAACGGAACGCCGGGTATCGGCGTGAGCGAGCGGACGCGGGAGAACGTGCTGAGCGCGATCCGCGAGCTGGACTACCATGTGGACGCGAGAGCACGCGGCATGAAGACCGGGCGCAGCATGACGCTTGCGGCGTTCGGCGATACGGCCCATCCGCTGTTCATGCGGCTGCTGGAAGGTATGCAGCGGGCCGGCGAAGCGGCGGGGTATCATCTGCTGCTGAGTTCGCCGGGCCGGGGCCGGCCGGGCGAAGCACGCAGCGAACTGCTGGAGCTGTACCAGCAGCGCAGAATCGACGGGATCGTGACGCTGGACGATACGAGTTATGCGGACGCGCAGTGGGCGCAGGCTGTCCGGGAAGTCGGCGTGCCTTACGTCTCGGTCGAAGGTTATGCCGAGGCGGAAGGTATTCATTCCGTGCATGCCGATTACCGGGGCAGCATGGAGACGGCGCTCGATTATTTGCGGGCGAACGACCCCGGGCTGGGCGCCGCGCCCGAATATGCGGAAGTGTTCAGCGCTTCGCACGGCGGGCGCGTCAACGAAGCGGAGCGGCAGCGCCGGCAGGGCTACGAAGACGGGTGCCGCAAGCACGGCTGGGAACCGGTCGTGTCCCGTCACCGGCAGCAGGGCGGCCGCGTGGACTGGGCCGACTGGTGCCGGCAGCGAAGCCAACGCAAGCCGGCGCCGCCGGTGCTGGTCAACTGGTCCAGCGCGGTGCCCGATCTGTACCGCGCCGCGCGGGCCTGCGGATTGTCCGTCGGCGGCGACCTGCGTGTCATGGCCGCGGACAATACGATTCAAGGCGACGTGCTCAGCGTGCCTACGCTCAGCTGCGTAGAGATTCCGTACGCGGATATGGGCGAAGCGGCGGTCGCGAACGTGCTGCGGCAGGCAGGCGGGGAAGCCGGCCCGCCGTCGAAGCTGCGGCTGCCCGCCGTGCTGAAGCCGGGCGAGAGCGCTTAG